Proteins from a genomic interval of Kitasatospora herbaricolor:
- the rpmE gene encoding 50S ribosomal protein L31: MKPNVHPTYVVTSVTCTCGNEFTTRSTEPSGVIRAEVCSQCHPFYTGKQKIMDTGGRVARFEARFGKGHSGKQA, encoded by the coding sequence TTGAAGCCCAACGTTCACCCCACGTACGTGGTCACCTCCGTGACCTGCACCTGTGGCAACGAGTTCACCACCCGCTCGACCGAGCCCAGCGGCGTCATTCGCGCCGAGGTCTGCTCGCAGTGCCACCCGTTCTACACCGGCAAGCAGAAGATCATGGACACCGGTGGCCGCGTCGCCCGCTTCGAGGCCCGCTTCGGCAAGGGCCACAGCGGCAAGCAGGCCTAG
- the prfA gene encoding peptide chain release factor 1: MFEAVEELLVEHAALEERLADPSVHADQANARKLAKRYAELTPITATYRAWRQAGEDIEAAREFAAEDPDFIAEIKSAEARQAELTEDLRLLLVPRDPSDEKDVILEIKAGEGGEESALFAGDLLRMYLRFAERTGWKTEIIDSNESDLGGYKDVSVAVKTKGTVEPGQGVWARLKYEGGVHRVQRVPATESQGRIHTSAAGVLVTPEAEEVEVEVHANDLRIDVYRSSGPGGQSVNTTDSAVRITHLPTGIVASCQNEKSQLQNKESAMRILRSRLLAAAQEAAEQEASDARRSQVRTVDRSERIRTYNYPENRISDHRTGFKSYNLDQVLDGELNPVIQSCVDADAAAKLASAQQN, translated from the coding sequence ATGTTCGAGGCAGTCGAAGAGCTCCTCGTCGAGCACGCCGCCCTCGAGGAGCGGCTGGCCGACCCGTCCGTCCACGCGGACCAGGCGAACGCCCGCAAGCTCGCCAAGCGCTACGCCGAGCTCACCCCGATCACCGCCACCTACCGCGCCTGGCGCCAGGCCGGCGAGGACATCGAGGCGGCCCGTGAGTTCGCCGCCGAGGACCCGGACTTCATCGCCGAGATCAAGTCCGCCGAGGCCCGCCAGGCGGAGCTGACCGAGGACCTGCGCCTGTTGCTCGTCCCCCGGGACCCGAGCGACGAGAAGGACGTGATCCTGGAGATCAAGGCGGGCGAGGGCGGCGAGGAGTCCGCGCTGTTCGCCGGCGACCTGCTGCGGATGTACCTGCGCTTCGCGGAGCGGACCGGCTGGAAGACCGAGATCATCGACTCCAACGAGTCCGACCTCGGCGGCTACAAGGACGTCTCGGTGGCCGTGAAGACCAAGGGCACCGTCGAGCCCGGCCAGGGCGTCTGGGCCCGCCTGAAGTACGAGGGCGGCGTGCACCGCGTGCAGCGCGTGCCGGCCACCGAGTCCCAGGGCCGCATCCACACCTCGGCGGCGGGTGTGCTGGTCACCCCCGAGGCCGAGGAGGTCGAGGTCGAGGTCCACGCCAACGACCTGCGGATCGACGTGTACCGCTCGTCGGGCCCCGGCGGCCAGTCCGTCAACACCACCGACTCGGCCGTCCGGATCACCCACCTGCCGACCGGTATCGTGGCCTCCTGCCAGAACGAGAAGAGCCAGCTCCAGAACAAGGAGTCGGCCATGCGTATCCTGCGCTCACGGCTGCTGGCCGCCGCGCAGGAGGCCGCCGAGCAGGAGGCCTCGGACGCGCGTCGTAGCCAGGTCCGCACCGTGGACCGCTCCGAGCGCATCCGGACGTACAACTACCCGGAGAACCGCATCTCGGACCACCGCACGGGCTTCAAGTCGTACAACCTGGACCAGGTCTTGGACGGCGAGCTGAACCCGGTGATCCAGTCGTGCGTGGACGCCGACGCGGCTGCCAAGCTCGCCTCGGCACAACAGAACTGA
- the prmC gene encoding peptide chain release factor N(5)-glutamine methyltransferase → MNLLLAEVAQATQRLAAAGVPSPRFDAEELAAHIHNVKRSQLHTVPDADFDARYWEAISRREAREPLQHITGRAFFRYLELEVGPGVFVPRPETETVVEWAIDAVRDMDVAEPLVVDLCTGSGAIALALAQELPRSQVHAFELDEGAMRYTRRNIAASSDRARVTLHAGDATRAFEDDRSWDGRFDLVISNPPYIPLTEWEYVAPEARDHDPQMSLFSGEDGLDTIRGIERVAARLLRPGGAVVIEHADTQGGQVPWIFNEEGGWTDAADHRDLNNRPRFTTARKASL, encoded by the coding sequence ATGAACCTGCTGCTCGCCGAGGTGGCCCAGGCCACCCAGCGGTTGGCCGCGGCCGGCGTGCCGTCGCCGCGCTTCGACGCGGAGGAACTCGCCGCACACATCCACAACGTCAAGCGCAGCCAGCTGCACACCGTCCCGGACGCCGACTTCGACGCCCGCTACTGGGAGGCCATCTCCCGCCGCGAGGCGCGCGAGCCGCTCCAGCACATCACCGGCCGGGCCTTCTTCCGGTACCTGGAGCTGGAGGTCGGCCCCGGCGTCTTCGTGCCCCGCCCCGAGACCGAGACGGTCGTCGAGTGGGCCATAGACGCCGTCCGGGACATGGACGTGGCCGAGCCGCTGGTGGTCGACCTGTGCACCGGCTCCGGCGCGATCGCGCTGGCCCTGGCCCAGGAACTGCCCCGCTCCCAGGTGCACGCCTTCGAGCTGGACGAGGGCGCCATGCGCTACACCCGGCGCAACATCGCCGCCAGCTCCGACCGGGCCCGGGTCACCCTGCACGCGGGGGACGCCACCCGCGCCTTCGAGGACGACCGCTCCTGGGACGGCCGCTTCGACCTGGTGATCAGCAACCCGCCGTACATCCCGCTCACCGAGTGGGAGTACGTCGCGCCCGAGGCCCGTGACCACGACCCGCAGATGTCGCTGTTCTCCGGCGAGGACGGCCTGGACACCATCCGCGGCATCGAGCGGGTCGCCGCCCGGCTGCTGCGTCCCGGCGGCGCCGTCGTGATCGAGCACGCCGACACCCAGGGCGGCCAGGTGCCGTGGATCTTCAACGAGGAAGGCGGCTGGACCGACGCCGCCGACCACCGCGACCTCAACAACCGCCCGCGCTTCACCACGGCCCGGAAGGCGTCGCTGTGA
- a CDS encoding L-threonylcarbamoyladenylate synthase, protein MSRRYDCADAGDRATGLREAASAIRRGEIVVLPTDTLYGVGADAFSPDAVAALLAAKGRGRNMPSPVLVGSPTTLHGLVTDFSEQAWELVDAFWPGGLTLVAKHQPSLRWDLGETRGTVAVRMPLHPVAIELLNATGPLAVSSANRTGGPSPATCDEAQEQLGDAISVYLDGGRADHATASSIVDVTGKVPVLLRAGAISAEQLREVVPDLEAGS, encoded by the coding sequence ATGAGCCGCCGCTACGACTGTGCCGACGCAGGGGACCGCGCCACCGGACTGCGCGAGGCCGCCTCGGCGATCCGCCGCGGTGAGATCGTCGTGCTGCCGACCGACACCCTCTACGGGGTCGGCGCGGACGCCTTCTCCCCGGACGCCGTCGCCGCGCTGCTGGCCGCCAAGGGCCGTGGACGCAACATGCCGTCCCCCGTCCTGGTCGGCTCGCCGACGACCCTGCACGGCCTGGTCACCGACTTCTCCGAGCAGGCCTGGGAGCTGGTCGACGCCTTCTGGCCCGGCGGTCTCACCCTGGTCGCCAAGCACCAGCCCTCGCTGCGCTGGGACCTCGGCGAGACCCGGGGCACCGTCGCCGTCCGGATGCCGCTGCACCCGGTCGCGATCGAGCTGCTGAACGCCACCGGCCCGCTCGCCGTCTCCAGTGCCAACCGCACCGGCGGTCCGTCGCCGGCCACCTGCGACGAGGCCCAGGAGCAGCTCGGCGACGCCATCTCGGTGTACCTGGACGGCGGCCGGGCCGACCACGCGACCGCCTCCTCCATCGTCGACGTCACGGGCAAGGTCCCGGTCCTGCTGCGGGCCGGCGCGATCAGCGCCGAGCAGCTGAGGGAGGTCGTCCCCGACCTGGAGGCCGGCAGTTGA
- a CDS encoding arsenate reductase/protein-tyrosine-phosphatase family protein, translating to MSPYLSVAPRPLDHFRILFVCTGNICRSPIAERLTRRELDTRLSPRVAGRILVESAGTWGHEGAPMEAHAATVLDEYGADSGGFTGRELLDEHVVEADLVLTATLDHRAQVISMGHAAGLRTFTLKEFTRLVRRIDPGTLPDPRRGADVTERARALVRAAAALRGWLLAATPESDEVDDPYGAPIGMFRNCGEEIFHAVDPVVTALTGVQAPR from the coding sequence ATATCGCCGTACCTCAGCGTGGCGCCCCGGCCGCTCGACCACTTCCGGATCCTGTTCGTCTGCACCGGGAACATCTGCCGCTCGCCGATCGCCGAGCGGCTCACCCGGCGTGAGCTGGACACCCGGCTGAGCCCCCGGGTGGCCGGCCGGATCCTGGTGGAGAGCGCCGGCACCTGGGGCCACGAGGGCGCCCCGATGGAGGCGCACGCCGCCACCGTGCTGGACGAGTACGGGGCGGACAGCGGCGGCTTCACCGGCCGCGAGCTGCTGGACGAGCACGTGGTCGAGGCCGACCTGGTGCTCACCGCGACGCTGGACCACCGGGCCCAGGTGATCTCGATGGGCCACGCGGCCGGGCTGCGCACCTTCACGCTGAAGGAGTTCACCCGGCTGGTGCGCCGGATCGACCCGGGCACGCTGCCCGACCCCCGGCGCGGCGCCGACGTCACCGAACGGGCCCGGGCGCTGGTCCGGGCGGCCGCGGCGCTGCGCGGTTGGCTGCTCGCGGCGACCCCCGAGTCGGACGAGGTGGACGATCCCTACGGCGCGCCGATCGGGATGTTCCGCAACTGCGGCGAGGAGATATTCCACGCCGTGGACCCGGTCGTCACGGCGCTGACCGGGGTCCAGGCACCGCGCTGA
- the glyA gene encoding serine hydroxymethyltransferase, which yields MTVTDAPTGRSDSGHSDTAHPDSTHPRAENRDPAGGWRPSPALRQADPQLADLLAAEAERRAESVQLLAGENLTSPAVLAALGGPLIDKYAEGYPGRRHHTGCTLADAAELLAVDRARALFAAPHANVQPRSATSAMLAAYAALLRPGDVVLSMSLEHGGHLSCGSRANFSGRWFEFVGYGVREDDGLVDLDQVRELARRHRPKAIIAGGISYPRHLDWAAFREIADEVDAYLIASVAQTVGLVAGGVAPSPVPYADITVAATHKLLRGPRGGLLLCTSELADRVDRAVFPFTQGGAAMNEVAGKAVAFAEAATPEYRDYARRTVAGARSLAAGLAAAGLRPTTGGTDTHLVTADVSPLGISGAEAERRCAAVGLMLGKCALPYDPAPAAEGSGIRLGTGTVTTQGMAGTELTEIAALVGQVLEGGPQARIGARVRELAWQFAGRS from the coding sequence ATGACCGTCACCGATGCCCCCACCGGTCGCTCCGACAGCGGGCATTCCGACACCGCGCACCCTGACAGCACACACCCGCGGGCCGAGAACCGCGACCCCGCCGGGGGATGGCGGCCCTCGCCGGCCCTGCGGCAGGCGGATCCGCAGCTGGCCGACCTGCTGGCCGCCGAGGCCGAGCGGCGGGCCGAGAGCGTGCAGCTGCTGGCCGGGGAGAACCTCACCAGCCCGGCGGTGCTGGCCGCGCTCGGCGGCCCGCTGATCGACAAGTACGCCGAGGGCTACCCGGGCCGGCGCCACCACACCGGCTGCACCCTCGCCGACGCCGCCGAGCTGCTGGCCGTCGACCGGGCCCGCGCGCTGTTCGCCGCCCCGCACGCCAACGTCCAGCCCCGGTCCGCTACTTCGGCGATGCTGGCGGCCTACGCCGCGCTGCTCAGGCCCGGCGACGTGGTGCTGTCGATGTCGCTGGAGCACGGCGGCCACCTCAGCTGCGGCTCGCGCGCCAACTTCTCCGGCCGCTGGTTCGAGTTCGTCGGCTACGGCGTCCGCGAAGACGACGGCCTGGTCGACCTGGACCAGGTCCGCGAGCTGGCCCGCCGCCACCGCCCGAAGGCGATCATCGCGGGCGGCATCTCCTACCCCCGCCACCTGGACTGGGCGGCCTTCCGGGAGATCGCCGACGAGGTCGACGCCTACCTGATCGCCTCCGTCGCGCAGACCGTCGGCCTGGTCGCCGGGGGAGTGGCCCCGTCGCCCGTCCCGTACGCGGACATCACCGTCGCGGCCACCCACAAGCTGCTGCGCGGCCCGCGCGGCGGCCTGCTGCTCTGCACCTCCGAGCTGGCCGACCGGGTCGACCGGGCGGTCTTCCCGTTCACCCAGGGCGGCGCGGCGATGAACGAGGTGGCCGGCAAGGCGGTGGCCTTCGCCGAGGCGGCCACCCCCGAGTACCGCGACTACGCCCGCCGCACGGTCGCCGGGGCCCGCTCGCTGGCCGCCGGGCTGGCCGCGGCGGGACTGCGCCCGACCACCGGCGGCACCGACACCCACCTGGTGACGGCGGACGTCTCCCCGCTCGGGATCAGCGGCGCGGAGGCCGAGCGCAGGTGCGCCGCGGTGGGACTGATGCTGGGCAAGTGCGCGCTGCCGTACGACCCGGCGCCGGCCGCAGAGGGCTCCGGGATCCGGCTCGGGACGGGCACGGTCACCACGCAGGGGATGGCCGGGACGGAGCTCACCGAGATCGCCGCCCTGGTCGGACAGGTGCTCGAAGGGGGCCCGCAGGCCCGGATCGGTGCCCGGGTACGGGAACTCGCATGGCAGTTCGCCGGCCGGAGCTGA
- a CDS encoding MraY family glycosyltransferase — MREYLLVLFCTAAVTYLLTGPVRKFAILAGAMPPVRARDVHREPTPRLGGIAMFGGLCAGVLVASQLDNLSKAFVEGSDIRALLSGAGIMWILGVLDDKWGVDALVKLGGQMIAAGVMVWQGVTVISLPLPGYGAVAVGPTQGMVISVALVVIMVNAVNFIDGLDGLAAGMVCIAAGAFFLYSYRLWYGYTITAAAPAVLFSALLIGMCLGFLPHNLHPARIFMGDSGSMMLGLMLAVSAISITGRVDPDLLTDRTESLAVTVHTLVPVYIPLLLPLTVIALPLADLLLAVVRRTWAGKSPFAADKQHLHHRLLEVGHSHSRAVLIMYFWAALIAFGTVAFSVTDTGRTVVLTIAGFCLLGIVVLLIPRFRPHAPQAVQAFVPPRYRRGGAEAEQEPAAAGTAARTPDEADGRAGEPVRAQAGDKAAGKAGRKAPATAGRAKEQATGQEAPDAAPAMAELSAKDKELLGRLGTGASAVGGHGRGRGSREG, encoded by the coding sequence GTGCGTGAGTATCTGCTGGTGCTGTTCTGCACCGCGGCCGTCACCTATCTGCTGACCGGCCCCGTCCGGAAGTTCGCCATCCTGGCCGGCGCCATGCCGCCGGTCCGGGCCCGCGACGTGCACCGCGAGCCGACCCCCCGGCTCGGTGGCATCGCGATGTTCGGCGGGCTCTGCGCGGGCGTCCTGGTCGCCTCCCAACTCGACAACCTGAGCAAGGCGTTCGTCGAGGGCTCGGACATCAGGGCGCTGCTCTCCGGAGCCGGGATCATGTGGATCCTCGGTGTGCTGGACGACAAGTGGGGCGTCGACGCCCTGGTCAAGCTCGGCGGCCAGATGATCGCCGCCGGCGTGATGGTCTGGCAGGGCGTGACGGTCATCTCGCTGCCGCTGCCCGGTTACGGCGCGGTGGCGGTCGGCCCGACCCAGGGCATGGTGATCTCGGTCGCCCTGGTGGTGATCATGGTCAACGCGGTGAACTTCATCGACGGTCTGGACGGCCTCGCGGCCGGCATGGTCTGCATCGCCGCGGGCGCCTTCTTCCTCTACTCCTACCGGCTCTGGTACGGGTACACGATCACCGCCGCCGCCCCCGCCGTCCTGTTCAGCGCGCTGCTGATCGGCATGTGCCTGGGCTTCCTGCCGCACAACCTGCACCCGGCCCGGATCTTCATGGGCGACTCGGGCTCGATGATGCTCGGCCTGATGCTGGCCGTCTCGGCGATCTCCATCACCGGCCGGGTCGACCCGGACCTGCTGACCGACCGCACCGAGTCGCTGGCCGTCACCGTGCACACCCTGGTGCCCGTCTACATCCCGCTGCTGCTGCCGCTGACCGTCATCGCGCTGCCGCTGGCCGACCTGCTGCTCGCGGTGGTGCGCCGCACCTGGGCCGGGAAGTCGCCGTTCGCCGCCGACAAGCAGCACCTGCACCACCGGCTGCTGGAGGTCGGGCACTCGCACAGCCGGGCCGTGCTGATCATGTACTTCTGGGCCGCGCTGATCGCCTTCGGCACGGTGGCCTTCTCGGTCACCGACACCGGCCGGACCGTGGTGCTCACCATCGCCGGGTTCTGCCTGCTGGGCATCGTCGTGCTGCTGATCCCGCGGTTCCGCCCGCACGCCCCGCAGGCGGTGCAGGCCTTCGTGCCGCCCCGCTACCGCCGCGGCGGTGCGGAGGCCGAGCAGGAGCCGGCCGCCGCCGGGACCGCCGCGCGCACGCCGGACGAGGCCGACGGGAGGGCGGGCGAGCCGGTCCGGGCGCAGGCCGGGGACAAGGCCGCCGGCAAGGCCGGGAGGAAGGCGCCGGCGACCGCCGGCCGGGCGAAGGAGCAGGCCACGGGGCAGGAGGCGCCCGACGCGGCACCGGCGATGGCGGAGCTCTCGGCGAAGGACAAGGAGCTGCTCGGACGGCTCGGCACCGGGGCTTCGGCGGTCGGCGGACACGGGCGCGGACGGGGCTCGCGCGAGGGCTGA
- the atpB gene encoding F0F1 ATP synthase subunit A encodes MSAVLTSLASEGSCHFGGDNGCGFPAPGLNEFDFKPIFTVGSVDFTKPMLLAMICALLVVVFFWAAFAKPKLLPGKLQLVGEIGYDFVKRSIVLETIGKKGEKYVPMMVSMFFFIWIMNIMSIIPFAQFPVMSRIAFPVGLAAVVWITYMSLTFKKHGFVGGMKNLCWPSGIPGWVMFILVPIEFFSNIIVRPFTLAVRAFANMFAGHLLIVVFSVASWYLLSPTLGALYGTVSFGVTVGLTGFELLVQFLQAYIFVMLASSYIAGALEEAH; translated from the coding sequence GTGAGTGCTGTACTCACGTCCCTCGCCTCTGAGGGCAGCTGCCACTTCGGCGGGGACAACGGCTGCGGCTTCCCGGCGCCCGGCCTGAACGAGTTCGACTTCAAGCCGATCTTCACGGTCGGCAGCGTGGACTTCACCAAGCCCATGCTGCTCGCGATGATCTGCGCTCTGCTGGTCGTCGTGTTCTTCTGGGCGGCGTTTGCCAAGCCGAAGCTCCTCCCCGGGAAGCTCCAGCTGGTCGGCGAGATCGGCTACGACTTCGTCAAGCGAAGCATCGTGCTGGAGACCATCGGCAAAAAGGGCGAGAAGTACGTCCCGATGATGGTCTCGATGTTCTTCTTCATCTGGATCATGAACATCATGTCCATCATTCCCTTCGCGCAGTTCCCGGTGATGTCGCGCATCGCGTTCCCGGTCGGACTCGCGGCGGTCGTGTGGATCACGTACATGTCGCTCACGTTCAAGAAGCACGGCTTCGTGGGCGGAATGAAGAACCTCTGCTGGCCTTCCGGCATCCCCGGCTGGGTCATGTTCATCCTGGTGCCGATCGAGTTCTTCTCGAACATCATCGTGCGCCCCTTCACGCTCGCGGTCCGTGCCTTCGCGAACATGTTCGCCGGCCACCTGCTGATCGTGGTCTTCTCCGTAGCTTCCTGGTACCTGCTCAGCCCGACTCTCGGTGCGCTCTACGGCACGGTCTCCTTCGGGGTGACCGTCGGCCTCACCGGCTTCGAGCTGCTGGTCCAGTTCCTGCAGGCCTACATCTTCGTGATGCTGGCCAGCAGCTACATCGCCGGTGCCCTCGAAGAGGCGCACTGA
- the atpE gene encoding ATP synthase F0 subunit C, whose product MSALAEVTGSVASIGYGLAAIGPGIGVGLIFGNGVQAMARQPEAAGLIRSNMFIGFALTEALALIGIVMPFVYGTGA is encoded by the coding sequence ATGTCCGCTCTCGCTGAGGTCACCGGTTCCGTCGCGTCCATCGGCTACGGCCTTGCTGCGATCGGCCCCGGCATCGGTGTCGGTCTGATCTTCGGTAACGGTGTGCAGGCCATGGCCCGCCAGCCCGAGGCTGCCGGTCTCATCCGCTCCAACATGTTCATCGGCTTCGCGCTGACCGAGGCGCTCGCCCTCATCGGCATCGTCATGCCGTTTGTCTACGGCACCGGCGCCTAA
- a CDS encoding F0F1 ATP synthase subunit B, translating into MNPVVAFAAEEKMNPLLPAWPEVIIGLLCFFIVFGLLGKKLLPSIEKVLADRRDAIEGGMERAEIAQREAQALLEQYRAELAEARHEAARITEQAREQGAALVAEMREEGQRQRESIVAAGHAQIEADKKQATAALRHDVGSLASQLASRIVGESLEDSARQSGVIDRFLEDLEAKAAASTAAAK; encoded by the coding sequence ATGAACCCCGTGGTCGCCTTCGCGGCAGAGGAGAAGATGAATCCTCTCCTCCCCGCATGGCCCGAGGTCATCATCGGCCTGCTCTGCTTCTTCATCGTCTTCGGCCTCCTCGGCAAGAAGCTCCTGCCCAGCATCGAGAAGGTGCTGGCGGACCGCCGGGACGCCATCGAGGGCGGTATGGAGCGGGCCGAGATCGCTCAGCGCGAGGCCCAGGCCCTGCTGGAGCAGTACCGTGCCGAGCTCGCCGAGGCGCGTCACGAGGCCGCTCGGATCACCGAGCAGGCGCGTGAGCAGGGTGCCGCTCTGGTCGCCGAGATGCGCGAGGAGGGCCAGCGTCAGCGCGAGTCCATCGTCGCCGCGGGCCACGCCCAGATCGAGGCGGACAAGAAGCAGGCGACTGCGGCTCTGCGTCACGACGTGGGTTCGCTGGCCTCGCAGCTCGCCTCCCGCATCGTGGGCGAGTCCCTGGAGGACTCGGCCCGGCAGAGTGGCGTGATCGACCGTTTCCTTGAGGACCTGGAGGCCAAGGCCGCCGCGTCCACGGCGGCTGCCAAGTGA
- a CDS encoding F0F1 ATP synthase subunit delta, whose product MIGASREALAAGRKNLDSLTDSTSVDAAALAEELAAVTVLLDREVSLRRVLTDPSRSGQDKAALVGSLFAGQVSGVTIDLVSGLARSRWSSGRDLVDATEELAAYAEVIAADKAGALDDVEDELFRFGRIVSGSHELRSALTEPKAGAAAKGALVVKLLGGRANPGTVRLVTGLVANPRGRSLEQGLESYSKLAATRRGRVVAVVTSAVPLSDSQKERLSGALGRLYGRQVHLNIDVDPAVRGGVRVQIGDEIIDGTVSSRLEGARQALEG is encoded by the coding sequence GTGATCGGCGCAAGCCGTGAGGCCCTCGCCGCCGGGCGGAAGAACCTCGACAGCCTGACCGACTCCACCTCGGTGGATGCGGCCGCGCTGGCCGAGGAGCTCGCCGCCGTGACGGTCCTGCTGGACCGCGAGGTGTCGCTGCGCCGTGTCCTGACCGACCCCTCGCGGTCCGGTCAGGACAAGGCCGCGCTGGTCGGCTCGCTGTTCGCCGGCCAGGTCTCGGGCGTGACGATCGACCTGGTGTCGGGCCTCGCCCGCTCCCGCTGGTCGAGCGGGCGTGACCTGGTGGACGCCACCGAGGAGCTCGCCGCGTACGCCGAGGTCATCGCCGCCGACAAGGCCGGTGCCCTGGACGACGTCGAGGACGAGCTGTTCCGCTTCGGCCGGATCGTCAGCGGCTCGCACGAGCTGCGCAGTGCGCTCACCGAGCCGAAGGCCGGTGCCGCCGCCAAGGGCGCGCTGGTCGTGAAGCTGCTCGGCGGCCGGGCCAACCCGGGCACCGTCCGGCTGGTCACCGGCCTGGTCGCGAACCCGCGTGGACGTAGCCTTGAGCAGGGACTCGAGTCCTACTCGAAGCTCGCCGCCACCCGGCGCGGTCGCGTGGTGGCCGTGGTCACCAGCGCGGTGCCGCTGTCGGACAGCCAGAAGGAGCGCCTGTCGGGCGCCCTCGGCCGGCTGTACGGCCGCCAGGTCCACCTGAACATCGACGTCGACCCCGCGGTCCGCGGCGGTGTCCGGGTGCAGATCGGCGACGAGATCATCGACGGGACCGTGTCGAGCCGCCTCGAAGGCGCTCGCCAGGCACTCGAAGGCTGA
- the atpA gene encoding F0F1 ATP synthase subunit alpha, translated as MAELTIRPEEIRDALADFVQSYQPDAASREEVGTVTDAADGIAHVEGLPSVMANELLRFEDGTLGLALNLDTREIGVVILGEFSGIEEGQTVHRTGEVLSVPVGEGYLGRVVDPLGNPIDGLGDIASSGRRALELQAPGVMVRKSVHEPMQTGIKAIDAMTPIGRGQRQLIIGDRQTGKTAVAIDTIINQRDNWRSGDPKKQVRCIYVAVGQKGSTIASVRGALEEAGALEYTTIVAAPASDPAGFKYLAPYTGSAIGQEWMYDGKHVLIIFDDLSKQAEAYRSVSLLLRRPPGREAYPGDVFYLHSRLLERCAKLSDELGAGSMTGLPIIETKANDVSAYIPTNVISITDGQCFLESDLFNAGIRPAVNVGISVSRVGGSAQIKAMKSVAGRLRLDLAQYRELEAFAAFGSDLDPASKAQLERGARMVELLKQGQYQPFPVEEQVVSIWAGTTGKLDDVPVADIRRFEREFLDHLRTSKKDLLAGIVETSKLEDGTIDALTEAIKAFKLGFTTADGKLLGEQA; from the coding sequence ATGGCGGAGCTTACGATCCGTCCGGAGGAAATCCGGGACGCGCTGGCCGACTTTGTCCAGTCGTACCAGCCGGACGCGGCCTCGCGTGAAGAGGTCGGCACGGTTACTGACGCAGCGGACGGTATCGCCCATGTCGAGGGCCTTCCCTCGGTCATGGCCAACGAGCTGCTCAGGTTCGAGGACGGCACGCTCGGCCTCGCGCTGAACCTCGACACCCGCGAGATCGGTGTCGTCATCCTCGGTGAGTTCTCGGGGATCGAGGAGGGCCAGACGGTGCACCGCACCGGCGAGGTCCTCTCCGTCCCGGTCGGCGAGGGCTACCTCGGCCGCGTCGTGGACCCGCTGGGCAACCCGATCGACGGCCTGGGCGACATCGCCTCCAGCGGCCGCCGCGCCCTGGAGCTGCAGGCCCCCGGCGTCATGGTCCGCAAGTCGGTCCACGAGCCGATGCAGACCGGCATCAAGGCCATCGACGCGATGACCCCGATCGGCCGCGGCCAGCGCCAGCTGATCATCGGCGACCGCCAGACCGGCAAGACCGCGGTGGCGATCGACACGATCATCAACCAGCGCGACAACTGGCGTTCGGGCGACCCGAAGAAGCAGGTCCGCTGCATCTACGTCGCCGTCGGCCAGAAGGGCTCGACCATCGCGTCGGTCCGCGGCGCCCTGGAGGAGGCCGGCGCGCTGGAGTACACCACGATCGTGGCTGCTCCCGCCTCGGACCCCGCGGGCTTCAAGTACCTCGCCCCGTACACCGGCTCGGCCATCGGCCAGGAGTGGATGTACGACGGCAAGCACGTCCTCATCATCTTCGACGACCTGTCGAAGCAGGCCGAGGCGTACCGCTCCGTGTCGCTGCTGCTCCGTCGTCCGCCGGGCCGCGAGGCCTACCCGGGTGACGTCTTCTACCTGCACTCCCGCCTGCTGGAGCGCTGCGCGAAGCTCTCCGACGAGCTGGGCGCGGGCTCGATGACCGGTCTGCCGATCATCGAGACCAAGGCCAACGACGTGTCGGCGTACATCCCGACCAACGTCATCTCGATCACCGACGGCCAGTGCTTCCTGGAGTCCGACCTGTTCAACGCCGGCATCCGCCCGGCCGTGAACGTCGGTATCTCGGTCTCCCGCGTCGGTGGCTCGGCCCAGATCAAGGCCATGAAGTCGGTCGCCGGCCGCCTGCGCCTGGACCTGGCCCAGTACCGCGAGCTGGAGGCGTTCGCCGCCTTCGGTTCCGACCTGGACCCGGCCTCCAAGGCCCAGCTGGAGCGCGGTGCGCGCATGGTCGAGCTGCTCAAGCAGGGCCAGTACCAGCCGTTCCCGGTCGAGGAGCAGGTCGTCTCCATCTGGGCCGGCACCACCGGCAAGCTGGACGACGTACCGGTGGCGGACATCCGCCGCTTCGAGCGCGAGTTCCTGGACCACCTGCGGACCTCGAAGAAGGACCTGCTGGCCGGCATCGTGGAGACCTCCAAGCTGGAGGACGGCACGATCGACGCGCTGACCGAGGCGATCAAGGCCTTCAAGCTGGGCTTCACCACCGCCGACGGCAAGCTCCTCGGCGAGCAGGCCTGA